In Bacteroidales bacterium, one DNA window encodes the following:
- a CDS encoding polysaccharide biosynthesis tyrosine autokinase: protein MDNQPNRREDPPHEEDSLDIKKHLFLILSNWYWFALSIFTGLFIGYLVSRYSVNVYSIQSSLIIRDDESPNSFTGAENLIQGLKLVRNTKSVQNEIGVLKSYSLAYKALSELDEFNITYIGVGRRGVVKNELYKRSPFKVFPDSSKSNLTDYPVNITILSNEKYLLEIDNNYNIKKEIKWGEPFKSEIFNFTLKIRNRELFSNYNAGSKFYFVLNSLNSLANAYKSKVSIDLNDKKGSILVLNTTGFVPEKEADYLNNLMQTYIQKGLDEKNRIAENTIRFIDSQLTDMTDSLNGAEKRLQNFRSSNKVINIDKEGVIIYESIQRLQDDKGKIDLKSRYYNYLKKYLEDKQELKDIVAPSAMGVEDAQLADILTELNKAYIEQEILMLSVNPQTPGLTTYTFTLETLKKTLGEKIKSLIDVNKVALGEINRRMVDLEREMSKIPYNERLLIRFEREFNMINKMYTYLNEKRAEAAIAKASNIADNKILDFAIPQNATIIKPNRRMIYINGFFVGAIIPVLIIFGLNFLNTKVTDLKEIHRLTSAIVLGTIGHNKYDKDLPLVSNLRSTLAESFRGLRTNLKYILREPDKKVITITSTVSGEGKTFIASNLALIIALTGKKVLLVGLDLRKPKLNGIFGISQQNGMSTYLIGKDEFDSIVFQTKFDNLFISPSGPIPPNPAELIGISRMDEYINEAKKRFDYIVIDTPPLAVVTDTLVISRFTDALLLVIRFNYSDKEVLNLVENLRTSEATKNIALVINDVIAKKHYGYSYGYGFKYGYQYPYEYSNGYYDSDEAPLNLKSQILKFFK from the coding sequence ATGGACAATCAACCAAACAGGAGAGAGGATCCTCCACATGAAGAAGATTCATTAGACATAAAAAAACATCTATTTTTGATATTATCAAATTGGTATTGGTTTGCACTTTCAATTTTTACCGGGCTATTTATTGGATATCTTGTGAGTCGATACTCCGTTAATGTTTATAGTATCCAATCTTCTCTAATCATTAGAGATGATGAGAGTCCCAATAGTTTTACAGGTGCTGAAAATCTTATTCAAGGGCTAAAATTGGTCAGAAATACAAAAAGCGTTCAGAATGAAATTGGTGTGCTAAAATCATATTCGTTAGCCTACAAGGCCTTATCAGAACTCGATGAATTTAATATTACCTATATTGGGGTTGGTCGAAGAGGGGTAGTAAAAAACGAACTTTATAAACGATCCCCATTTAAAGTTTTTCCCGATTCATCAAAAAGTAACCTCACGGATTACCCCGTAAATATCACAATTCTTTCTAATGAGAAGTATCTGCTTGAAATAGATAATAATTATAATATTAAAAAAGAAATAAAATGGGGAGAACCCTTCAAGAGCGAGATTTTCAATTTCACATTAAAGATTAGAAATCGTGAATTATTTTCCAATTACAATGCGGGAAGCAAGTTTTACTTTGTACTTAACTCTCTTAACTCCCTTGCAAATGCTTATAAAAGCAAAGTATCAATAGATCTTAATGATAAAAAAGGTTCAATTCTAGTTTTAAATACCACGGGGTTTGTTCCAGAAAAAGAGGCAGATTATCTTAATAATCTTATGCAAACGTATATTCAAAAAGGTCTTGATGAGAAGAATAGGATAGCAGAAAACACCATTAGATTTATTGATTCACAGTTAACCGATATGACAGATTCATTAAATGGTGCTGAAAAAAGGCTTCAGAATTTTAGATCGAGTAATAAGGTTATTAATATTGATAAAGAGGGCGTTATTATATATGAAAGTATTCAGAGACTTCAAGATGATAAGGGAAAGATAGATCTAAAGAGCAGATACTATAATTATTTAAAAAAATATTTAGAGGACAAACAGGAGTTAAAAGATATTGTTGCGCCTTCCGCTATGGGTGTGGAAGATGCTCAACTTGCCGATATTCTTACAGAACTTAATAAAGCATACATTGAACAAGAAATATTAATGCTTTCGGTAAACCCACAAACACCAGGATTAACGACTTACACTTTTACGCTTGAGACGTTAAAGAAAACTCTAGGGGAAAAAATTAAGAGCTTAATTGATGTTAATAAGGTTGCCCTTGGGGAGATAAATCGCAGGATGGTTGATTTGGAGCGAGAGATGAGCAAAATTCCTTACAATGAAAGATTACTAATTAGATTTGAGCGCGAATTTAACATGATCAATAAGATGTATACATATCTTAACGAGAAGCGCGCAGAGGCAGCAATAGCCAAAGCCTCTAATATTGCGGACAATAAAATCCTTGATTTTGCAATACCTCAGAACGCAACTATCATAAAGCCAAATAGGAGGATGATTTATATTAATGGTTTTTTTGTGGGGGCAATAATTCCTGTTTTAATAATATTTGGACTTAACTTTTTAAACACTAAGGTTACAGATTTAAAAGAGATTCATCGACTTACCTCCGCAATAGTTCTAGGGACTATCGGGCACAATAAATATGATAAAGATTTACCCTTGGTATCAAATCTGCGATCTACCTTGGCAGAATCGTTTCGTGGACTACGAACAAATCTGAAATATATTCTGCGAGAGCCGGACAAAAAAGTAATTACAATAACATCAACGGTAAGCGGTGAGGGAAAAACCTTTATTGCCTCAAATTTAGCATTAATAATTGCTTTAACGGGAAAAAAAGTGCTACTGGTTGGTCTGGATCTTCGCAAACCAAAGTTGAATGGCATTTTTGGAATAAGCCAACAAAATGGTATGAGTACGTACCTAATCGGGAAAGATGAGTTTGATTCAATCGTTTTTCAGACTAAATTCGATAATCTATTTATCTCCCCATCGGGTCCCATACCTCCAAATCCAGCGGAACTTATTGGTATTTCAAGAATGGATGAGTATATAAATGAAGCTAAAAAACGATTTGATTATATTGTAATTGACACACCTCCTCTGGCGGTTGTTACTGATACTCTTGTGATTTCGCGTTTTACCGATGCTTTATTGCTAGTTATAAGATTTAACTACTCAGACAAAGAGGTGCTAAATCTGGTAGAAAACCTAAGAACAAGTGAGGCGACTAAAAACATTGCATTAGTAATAAATGATGTTATTGCCAAGAAACATTATGGTTATAGCTATGGTTATGGTTTTAAGTATGGCTACCAATATCCCTACGAATATTCAAATGGCTATTATGATAGTGATGAAGCACCTTTAAACCTTAAAAGCCAAATACTCAAGTTTTTTAAATAA
- a CDS encoding DUF2809 domain-containing protein, with amino-acid sequence MTKFYKGFGFEFIQNHLGGVIYVVFWILFFSIIFPKFSILKLSIGVFLVTSAIEFTQLIHTPFLDSLREHFVIRALMGSTFNPFDFIWYLVGALLGYLTISLFFKKAD; translated from the coding sequence TTGACAAAGTTTTACAAGGGATTCGGGTTTGAATTCATACAGAACCATTTAGGTGGAGTTATCTATGTTGTATTCTGGATACTGTTTTTTTCAATTATTTTCCCAAAGTTCTCAATCCTAAAGTTGAGTATTGGAGTCTTTTTAGTTACAAGCGCTATAGAGTTTACCCAATTAATTCATACACCATTCTTAGATAGCCTGCGCGAGCATTTCGTAATCCGAGCATTAATGGGTAGCACTTTTAATCCTTTCGATTTTATTTGGTATTTGGTGGGTGCATTATTAGGTTATTTGACTATTAGTCTATTTTTTAAAAAAGCTGATTAG
- the asnB gene encoding asparagine synthase (glutamine-hydrolyzing) produces the protein MCGIAGRLSSEICLESEKIVLDICNKMIHRGPDFGSVKSFGAMVMGHRRLSIIDLSLEANQPMTLTTGRYSIVFNGEIYNYQDIRNELIKIGYKFHTNSDTEVLLYSYQQWGEKCLTKFNGMFAFAIWDEIDQSLFLARDRFGKKPLFYSIGNSTFTFASETIALLEDPSISNIFSHEAINCYLSLGYILNPMTMYSSIKLLEPGSFMVISRDCKIVRKGFYWNYAGSFRTKIKASEEEIAKNILELLNESVKRRMISDVPVGAFLSGGIDSSSIVSLMKNFHKGDLHTFSVGFNQKSYNELPDADRVGKWADTIHHGIIVDARQNDQILEESIWASDQLFSDNSIIPMIEVSKLAAKQVTVVLSGDGADELFGGYITYTADNYYKKAQIVPKVIRQLLGSQKFSINPFSTKKINFDYRRQQFFSGTLFNYQKAHYSWRNIFNEEERIKILGESSRELVYDTDPFRVFKKYYDNVLDLESLDQHLYVDAMTWLTDDILVKVDRSTMHSSIEARAPYLDIDLVNYAASIPSAIKMKNGIKKYILKKALKNTVPEFVLNKKKNGFNAPVNMWIENTENNEFKVFNKYVYEKRISK, from the coding sequence ATGTGTGGAATCGCTGGTCGTTTAAGTTCTGAAATTTGTTTAGAAAGCGAGAAAATCGTTTTGGATATATGCAATAAAATGATCCATAGAGGACCAGACTTTGGTTCTGTTAAATCATTTGGTGCAATGGTTATGGGTCATAGACGTCTTTCGATTATAGATTTATCTCTTGAGGCAAATCAACCAATGACTCTTACTACCGGGCGTTATTCCATAGTTTTCAATGGGGAAATCTATAACTATCAAGATATTCGAAACGAACTAATTAAAATCGGATATAAATTTCATACAAATTCCGATACCGAAGTTTTGTTATATTCATATCAACAGTGGGGAGAAAAATGCCTTACAAAGTTCAATGGAATGTTTGCATTTGCAATTTGGGATGAGATAGACCAATCACTGTTCTTGGCGAGAGATCGTTTTGGTAAAAAACCTCTTTTTTATTCAATTGGAAATAGCACTTTCACATTTGCATCAGAGACAATAGCTCTTTTAGAAGATCCGTCAATAAGCAACATATTTTCACACGAGGCAATTAATTGTTATCTATCGCTGGGTTATATTTTAAACCCAATGACAATGTATTCTTCAATAAAACTTCTTGAACCAGGTTCTTTCATGGTTATTTCTAGAGATTGTAAAATTGTTCGGAAAGGTTTTTATTGGAATTACGCAGGTAGCTTTAGAACCAAAATTAAAGCAAGCGAAGAAGAAATTGCAAAAAACATACTTGAATTGCTGAATGAATCAGTAAAAAGACGCATGATTAGCGATGTTCCTGTGGGTGCGTTTCTTAGTGGTGGCATTGATTCCAGCAGTATTGTTAGTTTAATGAAAAATTTTCACAAAGGAGATTTGCATACGTTCAGTGTTGGTTTTAATCAAAAAAGTTATAACGAACTACCTGATGCAGATCGTGTCGGTAAATGGGCAGATACAATTCATCACGGAATAATAGTAGATGCAAGACAAAACGATCAAATTCTTGAGGAATCAATTTGGGCAAGCGATCAATTGTTTTCTGACAACTCAATCATTCCTATGATAGAGGTCTCTAAGTTGGCTGCAAAGCAAGTTACGGTTGTTCTCTCCGGTGATGGTGCTGATGAATTATTTGGCGGCTACATTACCTACACAGCAGATAATTATTATAAAAAAGCACAAATAGTACCTAAAGTAATAAGGCAATTACTTGGTTCGCAAAAATTTAGTATTAATCCTTTTTCAACAAAAAAAATAAATTTCGATTACAGGAGACAACAATTCTTTAGTGGAACATTATTCAACTATCAAAAAGCACATTACTCTTGGCGAAATATATTTAATGAAGAGGAACGTATTAAAATCCTAGGAGAGTCATCAAGAGAATTGGTTTATGACACAGACCCTTTTAGAGTATTTAAGAAATATTATGATAATGTATTGGATTTAGAATCGCTCGATCAACATTTATATGTAGATGCTATGACATGGTTGACTGATGATATTCTAGTTAAAGTTGATCGTTCAACAATGCACAGCAGTATAGAAGCGCGAGCACCATACCTCGATATTGACCTTGTTAACTATGCCGCGTCAATTCCTTCAGCAATAAAGATGAAAAATGGGATTAAGAAATACATACTAAAAAAAGCATTAAAAAACACAGTACCAGAATTTGTTTTAAACAAGAAGAAAAATGGTTTCAACGCACCGGTGAATATGTGGATTGAAAACACAGAGAATAATGAGTTTAAGGTTTTTAATAAATATGTATATGAAAAGAGAATCTCAAAATAA
- a CDS encoding class I SAM-dependent methyltransferase: MKRESQNNQGTIPTGFSTMTSSVEYADNYNSWILKEYKPFIGKNILEIGTGQGNFKKYLKSSCSNYVSIDIDGDVINRAIQRDPEGIYLNISITDPECVNVLKQYKFDTIICFNVIEHISEAEVAISNMIEILASKGNLLLFVPAFPSLYNSMDQLAGHFRRYTKESLVKSINSNKSIISKMEYFNFIGGIGWYFNKLIKHKDLDSKSLNTQMKFFDKFIVPFSKLINPITKNIFGQSLLLVLNKK, encoded by the coding sequence ATGAAAAGAGAATCTCAAAATAATCAAGGTACTATACCAACGGGATTCTCTACAATGACCTCATCTGTAGAGTATGCAGATAATTATAATTCTTGGATTTTAAAGGAATATAAGCCTTTTATCGGAAAAAACATTTTAGAGATTGGTACAGGTCAAGGAAATTTTAAGAAATACTTAAAAAGTTCTTGTTCAAATTATGTTTCTATAGATATTGATGGCGATGTAATTAATAGAGCGATTCAAAGAGACCCTGAAGGGATATATTTAAATATATCTATAACAGATCCAGAATGCGTAAATGTTTTAAAGCAATATAAATTTGACACCATTATTTGCTTTAACGTGATAGAGCACATAAGTGAAGCAGAGGTTGCCATTTCTAATATGATTGAAATACTCGCATCAAAAGGAAATTTATTGCTTTTTGTACCTGCCTTTCCTTCGCTTTACAATAGTATGGATCAATTAGCAGGGCATTTTAGACGATACACAAAGGAGAGTTTAGTAAAATCCATTAATTCCAATAAATCTATAATAAGCAAAATGGAATACTTTAACTTTATTGGTGGGATAGGTTGGTATTTTAATAAATTAATTAAACACAAAGACTTAGATAGTAAATCATTAAATACACAAATGAAATTTTTCGACAAATTTATTGTCCCTTTTTCAAAATTAATAAATCCAATAACAAAAAATATTTTTGGTCAGTCCCTATTATTAGTGTTAAATAAAAAATAA